In one window of Xiphophorus hellerii strain 12219 chromosome 23, Xiphophorus_hellerii-4.1, whole genome shotgun sequence DNA:
- the ints6l gene encoding integrator complex subunit 6, protein MPILVFLLDTSASMNQRTYLGTTYLDVAKGAVEIFMKLRARDPASRGDRYMLVTFDEPPFGVKAGWKENHATFMCELKNLQASGLTRLGHALRTAFDLLNLNRLVSGIDNYGQGRNPFFLEPSVIITITDGNKLTNSSGVPDELHLPLNSPLAGSELTKEPFRWDQRLFALVLRLPGAAAPDNEQLGSVPTDESAITQMCEVTGGRSYCVRTQRMLNQCLESLVQKVQSGVVINFEKTGPDPPLGGEDNSVESSRPVSTFNAQPWHSCHKLIYVRPNPKTGVPVGHWPIPESFWPDQNSPSLPPRTAHPVVRFSCVDCEPMVIDKLPFDKYEMEPSPLTQYVLERKSPHMCWQVFVSSSGKQNDLGKPFGYLKASTALTCVNLFVMPYNYPVLLPLLDDLFKVHKFKPNLKWRQAFEMYLKTMPPYYLLPLKKAMRMMGAPNLIADTMDCGLSYSVISYLKKLSQQAKIESDRLIVSVGKKAPQETGIKVKNHSSALSLAHRRDFKQLLQGITGEGPLRLVDINFKEFAGFQIALLNKDVKPQAYRNAYDIPRRNLLDQLTRMRTNLLRTSLKLIRGQDEDFLHSIPVAQMGNYQEYLKMMPSPLREIDPDQPKRLHTFGNPFKQDKKGMMIDEADEFVAGPQNKKRGHSGDPNSSGTVKRRRSMSPLLRRPQTPPGSTNHVAVGKSPGQQNLLKPPSQHKDGNNMVLTESNGDGFLGLDSGEIWPGEADAEALCPSPLMLEDKTGLAEPFQAEEASAVEDEDHLEEQATEERHNCDRLSPQSELDGSEDDFAALDTIYITPLDGCQAELRSRVIKEVRKPGRNYKSILSLLQQVKGPVNIRKYFIQHAIKEALRFKKRVLIQQLETALAEVEDDTAPCSPLPNDHGR, encoded by the exons atgcctattttagtttttctgttagACACGTCCGCCTCTATGAATCAGCGCACTTATTTGGGTACGACGTATCTGGACGTTGCTAAAGGCGCGGTTGAGATCTTTATGAAG CTGCGTGCCCGAGACCCGGCTAGTAGAGGCGACAGGTACATGCTAGTTACATTCGATGAGCCACCATTCGGAGTGAAG GCAGGCTGGAAGGAGAACCATGCTACCTTCATGTGCGAGCTGAAGAACCTGCAGGCGTCTGGGCTCACCAGGCTTGGGCACGCACTCCGCACAGCGTTCGACCTGCTCAACCTCAACCGCCTCGTCTCTGGCATTGACAACTATGGACAG GGCCGCAACCCATTCTTCCTGGAGCCATCCGTGATCATTACCATCACTGATGGGAATAAGCTCACAAACAGCTCCGGGGTGCCAGATGAG CTGCACCTGCCGCTGAACTCCCCTCTGGCTGGCAGCGAGCTCACCAAAGAGCCTTTTCGCTGGGACCAGCGGCTGTTCGCTCTGGTGCTGAGGCTGCCGGGAGCAGCCGCGCCGGACAACGAGCAGCTCGGCAGCGTCCCCACAGATGAGTCGGCGATCACGCAGATGTGTGAAGTCACGGGAG GACGGTCGTACTGCGTGCGAACACAACGGATGCTAAACCAGTGTCTGGAGTCTCTGGTGCAAAAGGTTCAAAGCGGCGTCGTCATCAACTTTGAGAAGACCGGGCCGGATCCGCCTCTCGGAGGAGAAG ACAACTCTGTGGAGTCCAGTCGTCCCGTTTCAACCTTCAACGCACAGCCCTGGCACAGCTGCCACAAATTAATCTACGTTCGACCAAACCCAAAGACAGGGGTCCCGGTCGGCCACTGGCCCATACCAGAGTCTTTCTGGCCGGACCAGAACTCTCCAAGCCTG CCGCCTCGCACTGCTCACCCCGTGGTGCGTTTCTCCTGTGTGGACTGTGAGCCCATGGTGATTGACAAACTTCCCTTTGACAAATACGAGATGGAGCCGTCCCCACTCACCCAGTACGTCCTGGAAAGGAAATCCCCGCACATGTGCTGGCAG GTTTTTGTTAGCAGCAGCGGAAAGCAAAACGACCTGGGAAAACCGTTTGGCTACCTCAAGGCCAGCACCGCCCTGACCTGTGTTAATCTGTTTGTCATGCCTTACAACTATCCGGTCCTTCTTCCGCTCCTCG acGATTTATTTAAAGTTCACAAATTCAAACCAAACCTGAAGTGGCGACAGGCCTTCGAGATGTACCTGAAGACGATGCCTCCGTACTACCTGCTG CCCTTAAAAAAGGCAATGAGGATGATGGGAGCACCAAACCTCATCGCCGACACAATGGACTGCGGCTTGAGTTATAGCGTCATTTCATACCTGAAGAAGCTCAGCCAGCAG GCAAAAATTGAATCAGACCGCCTAATTGTGTCCGTGGGGAAAAAAGCTCCTCAAGAAACGGGCATAAAGGTGAAGAACCACTCCAGCGCTCTCTCTCTGGCCCACCGGCGGGACTtcaagcagctgctgcagggaaTCACCGGAGAGGGGCCTCTCCGCCTGGTCGACATCAACTTCAAAGAGTTCGCCGGCTTCCAGATCGCTCTTCTCAACAAG GATGTGAAACCGCAAGCTTACCGGAACGCCTACGACATCCCGAGGCGAAACCTCTTGGATCAGCTCACCAGAATGCGCACCAACCTGCTGCGGACCTCGTTGAAGCTGATCCGAGGCCAAGACGAAG ACTTCCTGCACAGCATTCCAGTGGCCCAGATGGGCAACTACCAGGAGTACTTGAAGATGATGCCATCTCCGTTAAGAGAGATCGATCCCGATCAACCCAAACGGCTTCACACGTTTGGGAATCCTTTCAAGCAGGATAAAAAG GGCATGATGATCGACGAGGCGGACGAGTTCGTGGCCGGTCCTCAGAACAAGAAGCGGGGCCACTCCGGCGACCCCAACTCCAGCGGCACCGTGAAGCGAAGACGGAGCATGTCCCCGTTGCTGCGGCGACCGCAGACCCCGCCGGGCAGCACCAACCATGTGGCGGTGGGGAAGAGTCCAGGCCAGCAGAATCTCCTCAAACCCCCGTCACAGCACAAAG ATGGGAACAACATGGTGCTCACCGAGAGCAACGGTGACGGATTCCTCGGCCTGGACTCTGGCGAGATCTGGCCCGGCGAGGCGGACGCAGAGGCGCTCTGTCCGTCCCCGTTGATGCTGGAGGATAAGACGGGATTGGCGGAGCCGTTTCAGGCGGAGGAGGCGAGCGCGGTGGAGGACGAAGATCACCTGGAGGAGCAGGCGACGGAGGAGAGGCACAACTGCGACCGCCTGAGTCCGCAGAGCGAGCTGGACGGCAGCGAAGACGACTTCGCCGCGCTCGACACCATTTACATAACCCCGCTGGACGGCTGCCAAGCCGAGCTGAGGAGCAGAGTCATCAAGGAGGTCCGCAAACCTGGACGGA ACTATAAATCCATACTCAGTCTGCTGCAGCAGGTGAAAGGACCGGTGAACATTCGAAAGTACTTCATCCAACATGCAATCAAAGAAGCTTTGAG
- the mospd1 gene encoding motile sperm domain-containing protein 1, producing MQQHQLAEGNLPVFVFPTELVFYADEQSSHKQVLTLYNPYEFALKFKVLCTAPNKYTVVDSTGAVKPQCCVDIVIRHRDVRPCHYGAYDKFRLQVSEQSQRKALGRKEVTATLRPSASQEPSGARSQDEERRIKEQFADSEFFEQTAFQTESRPVAGGPSLLTVLLGLVCMIALMLPTLGEQESTVPVYLHLSVNKKLVAAYVLGLLTMVILRT from the exons ATGCAGCAGCACCAGCTAGCGGAGGGAAACCTTCCTGTGTTCGTGTTCCCGACCGAGCTCGTCTTCTACGCGGATGAGCAGTCGTCTCATAAGCAGGTGCTCACCCTCTACAATCCCTATGAGTTCGCGCTCAAATTCAAAG TGCTGTGCACAGCGCCAAACAAGTACACTGTGGTTGATTCCACGGGAGCCGTCAAGCCGCAGTGTTGCGTTGACAT AGTAATCCGACACAGAGACGTCCGGCCGTGCCACTATGGCGCGTACGACAAGTTCCGACTGCAGGTGTCGGAGCAAAGTCAGCGGAAAGCGCTGGGTCGCAAAGAGGTGACCGCCACGCTCCGTCCCTCGGCCTCGCAGGAGCCGTCCGGCGCCAGGAGCCAAGACGAGGAGCGCCGGATTAAGGAGCAGTTTGCGGACAGTGAGTTTTTTGAGCAGACTGCGTTTCAGACAG AAAGCCGTCCCGTTGCTGGAGGACCCAGTCTGCTCACAGTGCTGCTGGGACTCGTGTGCATGATCGCCCTGATGCTTCCAACGCTGGGGGAGCAAGAATCCACTGTGCCTGTCTACCTCCACTTAAGTGTTAACAAGAAACTGGTAGCTGCTTATGTTCTTG gtCTTCTGACTATGGTCATCCTACGTACATGA
- the pabir2 gene encoding protein FAM122B isoform X2 has translation MNNSGVMPQEKMELDLEIPAALVQSDGHLRRSNSAPMINGLSDNAQVFQREILRCRRNSTTVVNRPSMVPSSPIRVPSTRLHQIKQEEGVDLMNRETAHERGVQVAMQMSHSWEESLSLSDNDMEKSSSPKRIDFVPVSPAPSPTRGIGKKQCFSPSLQILVSSNGLTPSPIPSPTRRFSRRSQSPINCIRASILGPMKRKGEMETESQPKRLFQGTTTMLSSDMSNLSDLSSCHSPDLLDGSLSSIGSSTDSPGKMEGVSPSSSSNSPFTSLQDLSPK, from the exons ATGAACAACTCCGGAGTCATGCCACAAGAAAAGATGGAGCTGGACCTGGAAATCCCAGCTGCCTTAGTCCAAAGCGATGGACACCTGAGGAGATCAAACAGTGCACCCATGATTAATGGATTGAG CGATAACGCTCAAGTCTTCCAGAGAGAGATCCTACGTTGTCGCAGGAACAGCACTACGGTTGTCAACAGACCCAGCATG GTCCCTTCATCCCCCATCCGCGTGCCCAGCACCAGGCTTCACCAGATAAAACAA GAAGAGGGAGTCGACTTGATGAACAGAGAAACTGCTCACGAGCG GGGAGTTCAAGTCGCCATGCAGATGAGCCACTCTTGGGAGGAAAGCCTCAGTCtg AGCGACAACGACATGGAGAAGTCTTCGTCTCCGAAGCGGATCGACTTTGTGCCCGTGTCGCCTGCGCCGTCCCCGACCAGAGGAATAGGAAAAAAG CAGTGTTTCTCTCCTTCGCTACAAATACTTGTCAGCAGCAACGGTCTAACGCCCAGCCCGATACCCAGCCCAACACGCCGGTTTAG CCGACGGAGTCAAAGTCCGATCAACTGCATCAGGGCCAGCATCCTCGGCCCGATGAAGCGCAAAG GGGAGATGGAGACGGAAAGCCAGCCTAAGAGACTCTTCCAGGGAACCACCACCATGCTGTCGTCTGACATGTCCAACCTGTCAGACCTCAGCTCCTG CCACTCTCCAGATTTGCTGGACGGGAGTCTCAGCAGCATCGGCTCCTCCACGGACTCCCCGGGAAAGATGGAGGGCGTGTCCCCTTCGTCATCCAGCAACTCGCCCTTCACCTCCCTGCAGGATTTGTCTCCGAAGTGA
- the pabir2 gene encoding protein FAM122B isoform X1, with protein MNNSGVMPQEKMELDLEIPAALVQSDGHLRRSNSAPMINGLSDNAQVFQREILRCRRNSTTVVNRPSMVPSSPIRVPSTRLHQIKQEEGVDLMNRETAHERGVQVAMQMSHSWEESLSLSDNDMEKSSSPKRIDFVPVSPAPSPTRGIGKKQCFSPSLQILVSSNGLTPSPIPSPTRRFSRRSQSPINCIRASILGPMKRKAKDLCENTGEMETESQPKRLFQGTTTMLSSDMSNLSDLSSCHSPDLLDGSLSSIGSSTDSPGKMEGVSPSSSSNSPFTSLQDLSPK; from the exons ATGAACAACTCCGGAGTCATGCCACAAGAAAAGATGGAGCTGGACCTGGAAATCCCAGCTGCCTTAGTCCAAAGCGATGGACACCTGAGGAGATCAAACAGTGCACCCATGATTAATGGATTGAG CGATAACGCTCAAGTCTTCCAGAGAGAGATCCTACGTTGTCGCAGGAACAGCACTACGGTTGTCAACAGACCCAGCATG GTCCCTTCATCCCCCATCCGCGTGCCCAGCACCAGGCTTCACCAGATAAAACAA GAAGAGGGAGTCGACTTGATGAACAGAGAAACTGCTCACGAGCG GGGAGTTCAAGTCGCCATGCAGATGAGCCACTCTTGGGAGGAAAGCCTCAGTCtg AGCGACAACGACATGGAGAAGTCTTCGTCTCCGAAGCGGATCGACTTTGTGCCCGTGTCGCCTGCGCCGTCCCCGACCAGAGGAATAGGAAAAAAG CAGTGTTTCTCTCCTTCGCTACAAATACTTGTCAGCAGCAACGGTCTAACGCCCAGCCCGATACCCAGCCCAACACGCCGGTTTAG CCGACGGAGTCAAAGTCCGATCAACTGCATCAGGGCCAGCATCCTCGGCCCGATGAAGCGCAAAG CTAAAGATCTTTGTGAAAATACAGGGGAGATGGAGACGGAAAGCCAGCCTAAGAGACTCTTCCAGGGAACCACCACCATGCTGTCGTCTGACATGTCCAACCTGTCAGACCTCAGCTCCTG CCACTCTCCAGATTTGCTGGACGGGAGTCTCAGCAGCATCGGCTCCTCCACGGACTCCCCGGGAAAGATGGAGGGCGTGTCCCCTTCGTCATCCAGCAACTCGCCCTTCACCTCCCTGCAGGATTTGTCTCCGAAGTGA
- the hprt1 gene encoding hypoxanthine-guanine phosphoribosyltransferase, with product MATSSSCVVISDEEQGYDLDLFCIPKHYAADLEKVYIPHGLILDRTERLAREIMKEMGGHHIVALCVLKGGYKFFADLLDYIKALNRNSDRSIPMTVDFIRLKSYCNDQSTGEIKVIGGDDLSTLTGKNVLIVEDIIDTGKTMKTLLQLLKQYNPKMVKVASLLVKRTPRSVGYRPDFVGFEVPDKFVVGYALDYNEYFRDLNHICVISETGKEKYKA from the exons atTAGCGATGAGGAGCAGGGTTACGACTTGGATCTTTTCTGTATACCCAAGCACTACGCTGCCGACTTGGAGAAGGTTTATATTCCTCACGGACTCATCTTGGACAG GACAGAGAGGCTGGCGAGGGAGATCATGAAGGAAATGGGGGGTCACCACATTGTGGCCCTTTGCGTTCTTAAGGGGGGTTACAAGTTTTTTGCAGACCTGCTGGACTACATCAAAGCCCTGAACAGGAACAGTGACCGCTCCATCCCCATGACAGTGGACTTCATTCGCCTCAAGAGTTACTGT AACGACCAGTCGACCGGTGAAATCAAAGTGATCGGAGGAGACGATCTGTCAACTCTGACAGGAAAG AACGTCCTAATTGTGGAG GATATAATTGACACAGGCAAGACTATGAAGACATTATTGCAGCTACTCAAACAGTACAATCCCAAAATGGTTAAAGTAGCAAG TTTGCTGGTGAAGAGAACACCGAGGAGTGTCGGCTACCGACCGGACT TTGTAGGATTTGAGGTCCCTGATAAATTTGTGGTGGGATACGCTTTAGACTACAACGAGTACTTCAGAGATCTGAAC CACATCTGCGTGATTAGTGAAACCGGGAAGGAGAAGTACAAGGCATGA